Proteins encoded in a region of the Streptomyces akebiae genome:
- the pknB gene encoding Stk1 family PASTA domain-containing Ser/Thr kinase: MEEPRRLGGRYELGQVLGRGGMAEVYLAMDTRLGRTVAVKTLRADLARDPTFQARFRREAQSAASLNHPAIVAVYDTGEDYIDGVSIPYIVMEYVEGSTLRELLHSGRKLLPERAMEMTIGILQGLEYAHRNQIVHRDIKPANVMLTRNGQVKVMDFGIARAMGDSGMTMTQTSAVIGTAQYLSPEQAKGEQVDARSDLYSTGCLLYELLTVRPPFVGDSPVAVAYQHVREEPQPPSVFDPEITPEMDAIVLRALVKDPDYRYQSADEMRADIEACLDGQPVAATAAMGSVGYGGYPDDQPTTALRADAGATTMLPPVGPDDGYGYDDRQGRRRQQQKKNNTSTILLVVAGVLVLIGAVLIGQWMFSGSGTGNDTLKAPNFVGQSEAEAKQAATNVDLKVTTTKAACEEQKTGNVCEQNPKADTEVKKGDTIALVISTGAPKVTVPDVQGIQFDEAEAELKDKGFEVEKKTEESDRTAGIVIDQDPASGKLEKGSTVTLTVAKAPDKETVPDVARQSCDAAKNQMAANNLVGTCTEVETQDPNLVGKVVATSPEAGSELNKGDTVTIQIGKAAEEEKQEAEVPNVVGRTVGQAKQILQAAGFTNIQFAGGSDQSDTALVTDQDPDGGNKADPAQTTITLASVGFGGNNGNNNNGGGDGGGFFD; the protein is encoded by the coding sequence ATGGAAGAGCCGCGTCGCCTCGGCGGCCGGTACGAGCTGGGCCAGGTGCTCGGCCGTGGTGGCATGGCGGAGGTCTACCTCGCGATGGACACCCGCCTCGGCCGCACCGTGGCGGTGAAGACGCTGCGAGCGGACCTCGCGCGCGACCCCACCTTCCAGGCCCGGTTCCGCCGGGAGGCCCAGTCGGCCGCCTCGCTCAACCACCCCGCGATCGTGGCGGTCTACGACACGGGCGAGGACTACATCGACGGGGTCTCGATCCCGTACATCGTCATGGAGTACGTCGAGGGCTCCACCCTCCGTGAGCTTCTCCACAGCGGCCGCAAGCTGCTGCCGGAGCGGGCCATGGAGATGACCATCGGCATCCTCCAGGGACTGGAGTACGCCCACCGCAACCAGATCGTCCACCGCGACATCAAGCCGGCCAACGTCATGCTGACGCGCAACGGCCAGGTCAAGGTGATGGACTTCGGTATCGCCCGCGCCATGGGTGACTCCGGGATGACGATGACGCAGACGTCTGCGGTCATCGGCACCGCCCAGTACCTCTCCCCGGAGCAGGCCAAGGGCGAGCAGGTGGACGCCCGGTCCGACCTGTACTCCACCGGCTGTCTGCTCTACGAGCTGCTGACGGTCCGCCCGCCGTTCGTCGGTGACTCCCCCGTGGCGGTCGCCTACCAGCATGTGCGGGAAGAGCCGCAACCACCGAGCGTCTTCGACCCGGAGATCACTCCGGAGATGGACGCCATCGTCCTGCGTGCCCTGGTCAAGGACCCGGACTACCGCTATCAGTCCGCCGACGAGATGCGTGCCGACATCGAGGCCTGCCTCGATGGTCAGCCCGTCGCGGCCACGGCGGCCATGGGCTCCGTCGGCTACGGCGGCTACCCGGACGACCAGCCGACCACCGCCCTGCGGGCCGACGCCGGCGCCACGACGATGCTCCCTCCGGTCGGCCCGGACGACGGTTACGGCTACGACGACCGCCAGGGCCGTCGCCGCCAGCAGCAGAAGAAGAACAACACCTCGACGATCCTCCTGGTCGTCGCAGGTGTCCTGGTGCTGATCGGCGCGGTCCTCATCGGCCAATGGATGTTCTCGGGCAGCGGCACCGGCAACGACACCCTCAAGGCACCGAACTTCGTCGGGCAGAGCGAGGCGGAGGCGAAACAGGCCGCCACCAACGTCGATCTGAAGGTGACGACGACCAAGGCCGCGTGCGAAGAGCAGAAGACCGGCAACGTCTGCGAGCAGAACCCGAAGGCGGACACCGAGGTCAAGAAGGGCGACACCATCGCCCTGGTCATCTCGACGGGCGCTCCGAAGGTCACGGTCCCCGACGTCCAGGGCATTCAGTTCGACGAGGCCGAGGCCGAGCTCAAGGACAAGGGCTTCGAGGTCGAGAAGAAGACCGAGGAGTCCGACCGCACGGCCGGCATCGTGATCGACCAGGACCCGGCCAGCGGCAAGCTCGAGAAGGGCTCCACGGTCACGCTGACGGTCGCCAAGGCTCCGGACAAGGAAACCGTCCCGGACGTGGCCCGGCAGAGCTGTGACGCAGCCAAGAACCAGATGGCGGCCAACAACCTCGTCGGCACGTGCACCGAGGTCGAGACCCAGGACCCCAACCTCGTCGGCAAGGTCGTCGCGACCAGCCCCGAGGCGGGCTCCGAGCTCAACAAGGGCGACACGGTCACCATCCAGATCGGCAAGGCGGCCGAGGAGGAGAAGCAGGAGGCCGAGGTCCCGAACGTCGTCGGACGGACCGTGGGCCAGGCCAAGCAGATCCTCCAGGCGGCCGGCTTCACCAACATCCAGTTCGCGGGCGGCAGCGACCAGAGCGACACCGCGCTCGTGACCGACCAGGACCCGGACGGCGGCAACAAAGCCGACCCGGCCCAGACGACGATCACCCTCGCTTCGGTCGGTTTCGGCGGCAACAACGGCAACAACAACAATGGCGGCGGCGACGGCGGAGGCTTCTTCGACTAG
- a CDS encoding class E sortase: MTALRPERESAPYGGEAAYGGTESFEAEAFQPGAPFGDTADPRPWTVQQAPQYGQDDWFGQPQPYTEPAVEPYEQYETYEPLLQPASDGLYETYDPVGSVRAPGGIPTETALQHPPIDEETVALRVEEARRIAAAAEPIPAPPAPGGRAARRKAARRHGRHGGSPGAHAGPGAAQGPEEGLGEGGLSAAPRSRIEARRAARARKPSAGVIASRVIGEVFITTGVVMLLFVTYQLWWSNIRAHQQAGREATSLQEEWKSGKRAPGAFEPGQGFAILHIPKLDVVVPIAEGISKSKVLDRGMVGHYDENSIKTAMPEDKAGNFGIAGHRNTHGEPFRYINRLKPGDPIVVETQDTYYVYDMASILPVTPPSNVSVLQPVPPGSGFTQPGRYITLTTCTPEFTSKYRMIVWGKMVEERPRSEGKPDALVQ; this comes from the coding sequence GTGACGGCACTGCGCCCCGAGCGTGAGAGTGCCCCCTACGGCGGCGAGGCCGCGTACGGGGGCACCGAGTCGTTCGAGGCGGAGGCCTTTCAGCCGGGAGCGCCGTTCGGGGACACGGCTGATCCGCGGCCGTGGACCGTTCAACAGGCCCCGCAGTACGGGCAGGACGACTGGTTCGGGCAGCCGCAGCCGTACACGGAGCCCGCGGTCGAGCCGTACGAGCAGTACGAGACCTACGAGCCGCTTCTCCAGCCCGCGTCCGACGGGCTGTACGAGACCTATGACCCGGTCGGCTCGGTGCGCGCCCCAGGCGGCATCCCGACCGAAACGGCCCTGCAGCACCCTCCGATCGACGAGGAGACGGTGGCACTGCGGGTGGAGGAGGCGCGGCGGATAGCTGCCGCGGCCGAGCCGATACCCGCGCCCCCGGCTCCCGGAGGCCGTGCGGCCCGCCGTAAGGCCGCCAGACGGCACGGGAGGCACGGGGGCTCCCCGGGGGCCCATGCCGGCCCAGGAGCCGCTCAGGGGCCCGAGGAGGGCTTAGGAGAGGGCGGGCTGTCGGCTGCGCCCCGCTCCAGGATCGAGGCGCGACGGGCGGCGCGGGCGCGCAAGCCCAGCGCGGGAGTGATCGCGAGCCGGGTCATCGGCGAGGTGTTCATCACCACCGGCGTGGTGATGCTGCTCTTCGTCACCTATCAGCTCTGGTGGTCCAACATCCGCGCCCATCAGCAGGCGGGCCGCGAGGCGACGAGCCTCCAGGAGGAGTGGAAGAGCGGCAAGCGCGCGCCGGGCGCCTTCGAGCCCGGGCAGGGCTTCGCCATCCTGCACATTCCGAAGCTGGACGTCGTCGTGCCGATCGCCGAGGGCATCAGCAAGTCGAAGGTCCTGGACCGCGGAATGGTCGGCCACTACGACGAGAACAGCATCAAGACGGCGATGCCCGAGGACAAGGCGGGCAACTTCGGTATCGCGGGCCACCGCAACACCCATGGCGAACCGTTCCGGTACATCAACCGGCTCAAGCCGGGCGACCCGATCGTCGTGGAGACGCAGGACACGTACTACGTCTACGACATGGCCTCGATCCTGCCGGTGACCCCGCCGTCGAACGTCAGCGTGCTCCAACCCGTGCCCCCGGGCTCCGGCTTCACCCAGCCGGGTCGCTACATCACGCTGACCACGTGCACGCCGGAGTTCACGAGCAAGTACCGCATGATCGTGTGGGGCAAGATGGTGGAGGAACGGCCGCGCAGCGAGGGGAAGCCCGACGCGCTCGTCCAGTAG
- a CDS encoding class E sortase, translated as MAVTTDDTEETTDASEATPRRRGMSRIALAVSVFGELLITAGLVLGLFVVYSLWWTNVLADREADKEANKVRDTWASDDGPGALDTKDGIGFLHVPAMNNGEVLVKKGTSTKVLNGGVAGYYTDPVKATLPSSDKDGNFTLAAHRDGHGAKFHNIDKLEKGDSIVFETRDNWYVYKVYDTLTETSKYNVKVLSNIPKESGKKKAGKYITLTTCTPVYTSRYRYIVWGELERVERVNAERTLPKELR; from the coding sequence GTGGCAGTGACCACCGACGACACCGAAGAGACGACGGACGCGTCCGAGGCCACGCCGCGGCGCCGCGGCATGAGCCGGATCGCCTTGGCGGTCAGCGTCTTCGGTGAACTCCTCATCACGGCGGGCCTGGTGCTCGGTCTGTTCGTCGTCTACTCGCTGTGGTGGACGAACGTGCTCGCCGACCGCGAGGCGGACAAGGAAGCGAACAAGGTCCGCGACACCTGGGCCTCGGACGACGGCCCCGGGGCCCTGGACACCAAGGACGGCATCGGCTTCCTGCACGTCCCCGCCATGAACAACGGCGAGGTCCTGGTGAAGAAGGGCACCTCCACCAAGGTTCTCAACGGTGGTGTCGCCGGCTACTACACCGACCCGGTCAAGGCGACCCTCCCCAGCTCCGACAAGGACGGCAACTTCACCCTGGCCGCCCACCGCGACGGACACGGCGCGAAGTTCCACAACATCGACAAGCTCGAGAAGGGCGACTCGATCGTCTTCGAGACGCGCGACAACTGGTACGTCTACAAGGTCTACGACACCCTCACCGAGACCTCGAAGTACAACGTCAAGGTGCTCTCGAACATCCCCAAGGAGTCCGGCAAGAAGAAGGCCGGCAAATACATCACCCTCACCACCTGCACGCCCGTCTACACGTCCCGGTACCGGTACATCGTGTGGGGCGAGCTGGAGCGGGTGGAGCGCGTGAACGCGGAACGCACGCTGCCGAAGGAACTCCGATAG